A window from Rhizobium sp. BG4 encodes these proteins:
- a CDS encoding 2Fe-2S iron-sulfur cluster-binding protein, whose amino-acid sequence MQFTINGEPIDVTADIRTSVLDLLRNYAGLMGTKKGCDQGACGACTVLVDGERINSCLALAVQYQGRSITTVEGLAKNGDLHPLQKAFIEHDGFQCGYCTPGQLCSAIGMAAEIARGVPSAITRDLAAEQIAQTETELRERMSGNLCRCGAYNGIIEAIAETYSGQAAAETKERARA is encoded by the coding sequence GCACGTCGGTGCTCGATCTCTTGCGAAACTATGCCGGCCTCATGGGCACCAAGAAGGGCTGCGACCAGGGGGCGTGCGGCGCCTGCACCGTGCTTGTCGACGGGGAGCGCATCAACTCCTGTCTGGCGCTCGCGGTCCAATATCAGGGGCGCAGCATCACTACGGTCGAGGGCCTGGCCAAAAATGGCGATCTTCACCCGCTGCAGAAGGCGTTCATCGAGCATGACGGCTTTCAATGCGGCTATTGCACGCCGGGACAGCTCTGTTCCGCCATCGGCATGGCCGCGGAAATCGCCCGCGGCGTGCCGAGCGCCATCACCCGGGATCTGGCTGCTGAGCAGATCGCTCAGACGGAAACTGAATTGCGCGAGCGCATGAGCGGCAATCTCTGTCGATGCGGAGCCTATAACGGCATCATCGAGGCAATCGCCGAGACCTATTCCGGCCAGGCCGCCGCCGAGACGAAGGAGAGGGCACGCGCATGA
- a CDS encoding xanthine dehydrogenase family protein subunit M encodes MNLFTYEKASTPSAAIELSGKSSAARYLGGGTNLVDLMRETVECPQTLIDVTALADGIDQTGDGTLMIGGAVKNTALAADMRVRSAYPVLSRALLSGASAQIRNMATVAGNILQRTRCRYFYDNASHCNKREPGGGCDAIGGFNRYHAVLGASSSCVATHPSDMCVALVALDAVVHVEGPSGRRAIPLAELHRLPGDRADLETELRPRELITAVEIPQLSFGRRSTYRKVRDRASYAFALVSVAAALDIDDAGNIRDVRLALGGVAPKPWRASKAEAALRGQPATEQTFRAAAEAELSSAKALRDNGFKIELAKRTIVAVLNELKGEGA; translated from the coding sequence ATGAACCTCTTCACCTATGAGAAGGCATCCACCCCATCCGCCGCGATCGAGCTCTCCGGAAAGAGCAGCGCCGCCAGATATCTCGGCGGCGGCACCAATCTCGTCGACCTGATGCGGGAGACAGTCGAATGTCCGCAGACACTGATCGATGTCACCGCACTCGCCGATGGCATCGATCAGACCGGCGATGGCACGCTGATGATCGGTGGAGCGGTCAAGAACACGGCGCTTGCGGCCGATATGCGGGTGCGATCTGCCTATCCGGTGCTGTCTCGTGCGCTTCTCTCCGGCGCCAGCGCGCAGATCCGCAACATGGCGACCGTCGCTGGCAATATCCTCCAGAGAACGCGCTGCCGTTATTTCTACGACAACGCCTCTCACTGCAACAAACGCGAACCGGGTGGCGGTTGCGACGCGATCGGCGGCTTCAATCGCTATCATGCCGTTCTCGGGGCCTCCTCATCCTGCGTGGCGACACATCCGTCCGATATGTGCGTGGCGCTTGTGGCGCTCGATGCCGTGGTTCATGTCGAGGGTCCGTCGGGCCGGCGCGCGATCCCGCTTGCGGAACTTCACCGGCTACCCGGCGATCGTGCCGATCTCGAAACCGAATTGCGGCCCCGGGAGCTGATCACGGCAGTGGAAATCCCGCAGCTGTCCTTCGGCCGGCGTTCGACCTATCGCAAGGTGCGCGATCGGGCGAGCTATGCCTTCGCGCTCGTCTCGGTGGCGGCCGCGCTCGACATCGATGATGCCGGCAACATCCGCGATGTCAGGCTGGCGCTTGGCGGCGTCGCGCCCAAGCCGTGGCGTGCTTCGAAAGCGGAGGCAGCGCTGAGAGGGCAACCGGCCACGGAACAGACCTTCCGGGCCGCGGCAGAGGCTGAGCTCTCATCCGCAAAGGCACTTCGCGATAATGGCTTCAAGATCGAGCTCGCCAAGCGAACGATCGTTGCCGTCCTCAACGAACTGAAGGGAGAGGGCGCATGA
- a CDS encoding xanthine dehydrogenase family protein molybdopterin-binding subunit — protein MLRRHGALGRPVSRIDGPLKVQGGARYAAEYPYDNICYAALSFSTIARGRILSIETVAAEKAPGVILVMTYHNAPRMKAPSLMMSSPTAAGASDLPVMQNDEIHWNGQPVACVLAETQEQADYATSLIKTEYATLPAVTSFDEAKKTPRQLETLLGQPPILEIGDAEAALKSAEVSVDQIYRTPRHNHNAIELHAATVAWDGEHLRMHDASQLLDLTAGQLADIFGIDPQNVHVTSPYVGGGFGGKCLWDHQILACAAAKLAGRPVRIVLSREGVFRLVGGRTVTEQRVALGAKVDGTLDALIHTGIVAMTLHNSCPEQFTFPARHMYAAGSFRLAQEVADMDMLANTFMRAPGESVGTFALESAIDELAEKLKLDPIELRRRIEPKRDPTSGKPFSSRRLIECYEKGAEKFGWSGRSMVPRQKRDGEWLIGMGCATATYPYHRFPGGAVRMRLTAEGKVTVSTAVHDMGMGTATAQAEHIALRLGIPFEDVTFDYGDSTLPRGVIAGGSTQTASIAGAVIAATEIFVDELLKLAGNDSPLAGLSLAEVEPRDGGIGHRDEKGRFESYPSILRRAGRDELVVQGEAPPPAEMEAFSMHSYGAQFCEVRVSEITGETRISRFLGSFDAGVILNAKTAISQFKGGIIMGIGLALTEETNFDERYGRVVNASLAEYHVPVQMDVPEIDIIYTNEPDPQAPMGARGIGEIGITGVAAAVANAVYNATGKRIRDLPITLDKLL, from the coding sequence ATGCTGCGCCGGCATGGAGCGCTCGGGCGCCCGGTTTCGCGCATAGACGGACCGCTGAAGGTTCAGGGTGGCGCCCGCTATGCGGCCGAATATCCCTATGACAACATCTGCTACGCGGCCTTGAGTTTCAGCACGATTGCGCGCGGGCGCATTCTGTCGATCGAGACGGTGGCAGCAGAAAAGGCGCCGGGCGTCATTCTCGTCATGACTTATCACAACGCCCCGCGGATGAAGGCGCCATCGCTGATGATGTCGTCGCCGACGGCCGCAGGCGCCAGCGACCTGCCGGTGATGCAGAACGACGAGATACACTGGAACGGCCAGCCGGTTGCCTGTGTGCTTGCCGAGACGCAGGAGCAGGCGGATTATGCGACAAGCCTGATCAAGACCGAATACGCGACCTTGCCGGCTGTCACCTCGTTCGACGAGGCGAAGAAGACGCCGAGGCAGCTTGAAACACTGCTCGGCCAGCCACCGATCCTGGAGATCGGTGACGCCGAGGCCGCTCTGAAAAGTGCCGAAGTCAGCGTCGACCAGATATACCGGACGCCCAGGCATAATCACAACGCCATCGAGCTGCATGCCGCGACCGTCGCCTGGGATGGCGAGCATCTGCGAATGCACGATGCCAGCCAGCTCCTGGATCTGACCGCCGGGCAGCTCGCCGACATCTTCGGGATCGACCCGCAGAATGTGCACGTCACATCGCCCTATGTCGGCGGCGGGTTTGGCGGAAAATGCCTGTGGGACCACCAGATCCTTGCCTGTGCGGCAGCGAAGCTCGCCGGGCGGCCGGTGCGCATTGTGCTCTCCCGCGAAGGCGTCTTCCGTCTTGTCGGCGGGCGCACCGTCACCGAGCAGCGTGTCGCGCTCGGCGCCAAGGTGGATGGGACGCTCGACGCCCTGATCCACACCGGCATCGTCGCGATGACGCTACACAATTCCTGTCCCGAGCAGTTCACCTTCCCGGCCCGTCATATGTATGCGGCCGGATCCTTCCGGCTCGCGCAGGAAGTGGCCGACATGGATATGCTCGCCAACACCTTCATGCGCGCGCCCGGCGAATCCGTCGGCACCTTCGCGCTGGAATCGGCAATCGACGAGCTGGCAGAGAAGCTGAAGCTCGACCCGATCGAACTCCGCCGCCGCATCGAGCCCAAAAGGGACCCGACCAGCGGCAAGCCCTTTTCATCGCGGCGCCTCATTGAATGCTATGAGAAGGGTGCCGAGAAATTCGGCTGGAGCGGGCGCAGTATGGTGCCGCGCCAGAAGCGCGACGGCGAATGGCTGATCGGCATGGGATGCGCAACCGCGACCTATCCCTATCACCGCTTCCCCGGCGGCGCCGTGAGGATGCGGCTGACGGCCGAGGGCAAGGTGACGGTTTCCACTGCTGTCCACGATATGGGCATGGGCACGGCAACCGCCCAGGCCGAGCATATCGCGCTCCGCCTCGGCATCCCATTCGAGGACGTGACCTTCGACTATGGCGACAGCACCCTGCCGCGCGGCGTGATCGCTGGCGGCTCGACGCAGACGGCGTCGATCGCAGGCGCGGTGATCGCGGCCACGGAAATCTTCGTCGACGAACTGCTGAAGCTCGCCGGAAACGACTCGCCGCTTGCCGGCCTTTCGCTTGCCGAGGTCGAGCCGAGAGACGGTGGTATCGGCCATCGCGACGAGAAAGGACGCTTCGAATCCTATCCGTCGATCCTGCGACGCGCGGGGAGGGACGAGCTTGTCGTTCAGGGTGAAGCACCGCCACCGGCGGAAATGGAGGCCTTCTCCATGCACTCCTACGGCGCGCAATTCTGCGAAGTCAGGGTCAGCGAAATCACCGGCGAAACCCGCATATCGCGCTTCCTGGGCTCCTTCGACGCCGGAGTGATCCTCAACGCCAAGACGGCGATCAGCCAGTTCAAGGGCGGCATCATCATGGGGATTGGACTGGCGCTGACCGAAGAGACCAATTTCGACGAACGCTACGGCCGCGTCGTCAACGCATCGCTCGCCGAATATCACGTGCCGGTGCAGATGGACGTCCCCGAGATCGACATCATCTACACGAACGAGCCCGACCCGCAGGCGCCGATGGGCGCCCGCGGCATCGGCGAAATCGGCATCACCGGCGTCGCCGCCGCCGTCGCAAATGCCGTCTACAACGCCACCGGAAAGCGCATCCGCGATCTGCCGATCACCCTGGACAAGCTGCTGTAG
- a CDS encoding XRE family transcriptional regulator produces the protein MLDNIDERLGARVRIERELRGWSLTELAKRSSVSRAMIHKVERGEASPTAMLLARLAGAFEMSMSTLMVRAEMQEGMLLRKGEQPVWIDPVTGYARRHVSPRSATPIDVINIDFPPGKESSFPAASYINRKHIIWVLDGELVFLEGEARHEMKEGDCLELGPPNDCTFRNESDRPCRYAVIVLRDS, from the coding sequence ATGTTGGATAATATCGATGAGCGTCTCGGCGCACGGGTGAGAATTGAGCGGGAACTGCGCGGCTGGTCTTTGACGGAGCTGGCGAAGCGGTCGAGCGTGTCGCGGGCGATGATCCATAAGGTCGAGCGTGGCGAGGCGAGCCCGACAGCGATGCTTCTGGCGCGGCTTGCGGGTGCGTTCGAGATGAGCATGTCGACGCTGATGGTGCGTGCCGAGATGCAGGAGGGGATGCTGCTGCGCAAGGGCGAGCAGCCCGTCTGGATCGATCCCGTGACCGGCTATGCGCGTCGCCATGTCTCGCCGCGGTCGGCGACGCCGATCGATGTCATCAATATCGATTTCCCGCCCGGCAAGGAATCGTCCTTCCCTGCGGCGTCCTATATCAATCGCAAGCACATCATCTGGGTGCTCGATGGCGAACTGGTCTTCCTCGAAGGCGAGGCGCGCCATGAGATGAAGGAAGGCGACTGCCTGGAACTCGGGCCGCCGAACGACTGCACTTTCCGCAACGAGAGCGACCGGCCCTGCCGCTACGCGGTGATCGTGCTACGCGATTCCTGA
- a CDS encoding LLM class flavin-dependent oxidoreductase — MPRQIHLNAFDMFCPGHIQQGMWTHPRDQSVRVNDLQYWTEYARKLEAGLFDGIFFADVVGVYDVYGGSPDAAVRSGVQLPANDPTILIPAMAAVTKNLGFGVTCNLTYEQPFLFARRMSTLDHLTGGRIGWNIVTGYLDSAARAIGLQGQVAHDDRYDLADEYMSLVYKLWEGSWDDDAVVMDRANAVFADPSKVRVIHHEGPQYKVDAMHLCTPSPQRTPVLYQAGSSPRGREFAAAHAECVFVNGQKKEDVRGITDDIKARAVAKGRSADDVKLFLGATLVLGKTTAEAQEKFEEYKRYVSSEAALVHAAASLGIDFSKYDIDEPIETGKSQAITSNVEIMNKAAGPKWTRRKLLEQMVLGSRQAPWVGSAEEVADTLIGWSEETGVAGFNLSRTVAPESIDDVVNLLIPVLQEKGAYKTSYADGTYRDKLFGHARLPSTHSAAQYRGGVAAR; from the coding sequence ATGCCTCGCCAAATCCATCTCAACGCATTCGATATGTTTTGCCCGGGTCACATCCAGCAGGGGATGTGGACGCATCCGCGGGATCAGTCGGTGCGCGTCAATGATCTACAATATTGGACGGAATACGCCCGCAAGCTCGAGGCCGGCCTGTTCGACGGCATCTTCTTCGCCGATGTGGTCGGCGTCTATGACGTCTATGGCGGCAGCCCGGACGCGGCGGTGCGCAGCGGCGTGCAACTGCCGGCCAACGATCCGACGATCCTCATCCCGGCGATGGCCGCGGTCACTAAAAACCTCGGCTTCGGCGTCACCTGCAACCTGACCTACGAGCAGCCCTTCCTGTTTGCCCGGCGCATGTCGACGCTCGATCATCTGACCGGTGGGCGCATCGGCTGGAACATCGTCACCGGCTATCTCGACAGCGCGGCGCGCGCCATCGGCCTGCAGGGCCAGGTCGCCCATGACGACCGCTACGATCTCGCCGACGAATATATGTCGCTGGTCTACAAGCTGTGGGAAGGCTCCTGGGATGACGACGCCGTTGTCATGGATCGCGCCAACGCGGTCTTTGCCGATCCGAGCAAGGTGCGCGTCATCCATCACGAGGGGCCGCAATACAAGGTCGATGCGATGCATCTCTGCACGCCGTCGCCGCAGCGTACGCCGGTTCTCTATCAGGCAGGTTCTTCGCCACGCGGCCGCGAATTTGCCGCGGCCCATGCGGAATGTGTCTTCGTCAACGGCCAGAAGAAGGAAGATGTCCGCGGCATCACCGACGACATCAAGGCGCGCGCCGTTGCAAAGGGCCGCTCGGCCGATGACGTTAAGCTGTTCCTCGGCGCCACGCTGGTGCTCGGCAAGACGACAGCCGAAGCGCAGGAGAAATTCGAGGAATACAAGCGCTATGTCAGCTCCGAAGCGGCACTGGTGCATGCCGCCGCCTCGCTCGGCATCGACTTCTCGAAATATGACATCGACGAGCCGATCGAGACCGGCAAGAGCCAGGCGATCACCTCGAATGTCGAGATCATGAACAAGGCTGCGGGTCCGAAATGGACGCGCCGCAAGCTCCTGGAGCAGATGGTGCTCGGCAGCCGCCAGGCGCCCTGGGTTGGCTCGGCTGAGGAAGTGGCGGACACCCTTATCGGCTGGAGCGAGGAAACCGGCGTGGCAGGCTTCAACCTGTCACGCACGGTCGCCCCCGAAAGCATCGACGATGTCGTCAACCTGCTGATCCCGGTGCTGCAGGAGAAGGGCGCCTACAAGACCAGCTATGCCGACGGCACCTATCGCGACAAGCTGTTTGGCCATGCGCGCCTGCCATCGACACATTCGGCCGCGCAATATCGCGGCGGCGTAGCCGCCCGCTAA
- a CDS encoding flavin reductase, protein MVDKSAYRDAMAGLAAAVNIITSNGEAGLAGCTVSAVCSVTDEPPTLLVCINRSSANNEIIRKNGNLCVNVLSAEQKTVAMQFATKGLSISERLACASWGTLETGAPALDGAVCAIDCEVDSVSEVGTHTVFYCRVKAVRNQLDRDGLIYFGRDFHRVGKPAPAAEARA, encoded by the coding sequence GTGGTCGACAAATCCGCGTATCGCGATGCCATGGCCGGCCTGGCGGCCGCCGTCAACATCATCACGTCGAATGGCGAAGCCGGTCTCGCGGGTTGCACGGTTTCGGCCGTCTGCTCGGTGACCGATGAGCCGCCGACGCTGCTCGTCTGCATCAACCGTTCGAGCGCCAATAACGAGATCATCCGCAAGAACGGCAATCTCTGCGTCAACGTGCTCTCGGCCGAGCAGAAGACGGTCGCCATGCAGTTTGCGACCAAGGGTCTGTCGATCAGCGAGCGGCTGGCCTGCGCCAGCTGGGGCACTCTCGAAACCGGCGCTCCGGCGCTGGACGGCGCGGTTTGCGCCATCGATTGCGAGGTCGATTCCGTCTCCGAAGTCGGCACGCATACCGTCTTCTACTGCCGCGTGAAGGCGGTCCGCAACCAGCTCGACCGTGACGGGCTGATCTATTTCGGCCGCGACTTCCATCGGGTCGGCAAGCCTGCTCCGGCTGCCGAGGCGAGGGCCTGA
- a CDS encoding MFS transporter, with amino-acid sequence MSGRTTPPGANPLAAPGTGKALSLALILAAQVAAMSVWFSSSAAIAGIKQHYTIGASQEALLTTAVQIGFVAGTIVSALLSLADRFDPRRLFALCAAIAAVATACLIFLPPTGGAVILLRFLTGVCMAGVYPVGMRMAATWANRDLGLLIGLLVGALTLGSASPHLLAATGDVEWRAIYGVASASALAAAVLIGFVKLGPNIRRASAVDMSKIAQSWRRTSLRRVNLGYLGHMWELYAMWAWLPVFLHQSFADRGMENSDAKAAWLTFAAVAVGAVGSWFGGMLADRRGRTFVTITAMAASGICAALIGWLYAAPLAVLIPVAIIWGITVIADSAQFSASIAELAEPSSVGTLLTAQTCAGFLLTMASIHLVPEVRDLFGWPGAFTMLAIGPFAGCIAMWRLRRDPEARLLAGGRR; translated from the coding sequence ATGAGCGGGCGAACGACACCCCCCGGCGCCAACCCGCTCGCCGCGCCAGGCACTGGCAAGGCTCTATCGTTGGCACTGATCCTCGCCGCGCAGGTGGCGGCGATGAGCGTCTGGTTTTCTTCGAGCGCGGCAATCGCCGGCATCAAGCAGCATTATACGATCGGCGCCTCGCAAGAGGCGCTGCTGACGACGGCGGTACAGATCGGCTTTGTCGCCGGGACCATCGTCTCAGCCCTGCTGTCGCTCGCCGACCGTTTCGACCCAAGGCGGCTGTTTGCGCTCTGCGCCGCGATCGCCGCGGTTGCGACCGCCTGCCTGATCTTCCTGCCGCCGACCGGTGGCGCGGTGATCCTGCTGCGCTTTCTGACGGGCGTCTGCATGGCGGGCGTTTATCCCGTCGGCATGCGGATGGCGGCGACCTGGGCCAATCGCGATCTCGGCCTGCTCATCGGCCTGCTGGTCGGGGCGCTGACGCTGGGTTCGGCAAGCCCGCATCTCTTGGCTGCGACCGGCGATGTCGAGTGGCGGGCGATCTATGGTGTTGCCTCAGCTTCTGCTCTGGCAGCAGCGGTGCTGATCGGCTTCGTCAAGCTCGGCCCGAACATTCGCCGTGCCAGCGCGGTCGACATGAGCAAGATCGCCCAGAGCTGGCGCCGCACGTCGCTCAGGCGCGTCAATCTCGGCTATCTCGGCCACATGTGGGAGCTCTACGCCATGTGGGCATGGCTGCCGGTCTTCCTGCACCAGTCCTTCGCCGATCGCGGCATGGAAAATTCGGATGCGAAGGCGGCGTGGCTGACCTTCGCGGCCGTCGCGGTCGGCGCAGTCGGATCCTGGTTCGGCGGCATGCTTGCGGATCGCCGGGGGCGTACCTTCGTGACGATCACGGCCATGGCCGCAAGCGGCATCTGCGCAGCGCTGATCGGCTGGCTCTATGCCGCGCCGCTCGCCGTGCTGATCCCGGTCGCGATCATCTGGGGCATCACCGTGATCGCCGATTCCGCACAGTTTTCGGCATCGATCGCCGAGCTTGCCGAACCAAGCTCGGTCGGAACGCTGCTGACGGCGCAGACCTGCGCGGGATTTTTGCTGACCATGGCCAGCATTCATCTGGTGCCCGAAGTGCGGGATCTCTTCGGCTGGCCCGGCGCCTTCACCATGCTGGCAATCGGCCCCTTCGCCGGCTGTATCGCCATGTGGCGATTGCGGCGGGATCCGGAGGCCAGGCTGCTCGCCGGCGGGCGGCGCTAG
- a CDS encoding DUF3311 domain-containing protein, translated as MRPIHLLSLIPICGVLVAPFFLNQVKPFILGMPFMLGWYSLMLVATSIVMACIYFSDKASGAHASDAAEGERK; from the coding sequence ATGCGACCCATACATTTACTTAGTCTGATACCGATCTGCGGGGTTCTCGTTGCCCCGTTCTTTCTGAACCAGGTGAAGCCGTTCATTCTGGGCATGCCCTTCATGCTTGGATGGTATTCGCTGATGCTGGTGGCGACTTCGATCGTCATGGCCTGCATCTATTTCTCCGACAAGGCATCCGGCGCCCATGCCAGCGATGCAGCTGAAGGAGAGCGGAAGTGA
- a CDS encoding sodium:solute symporter produces MNSALFFIFGILIVALVLGLRARRGKDMNLEQWTVGGRGFGAMIIFLLMAGEIYTTFVFLGGSGYAYGKGAPAYYMLGYGSLCFVLSYWLLPPIWRYAKERKLISQPDFFAAKYESRSFGVLVAVVGVVALIPYLILQLKGLGIIINVASYSAISSTQGIWIGAVIVAAYVFVSGIHGSAWTSVVKDILVMSVAVFLGLYLPYHYYGGIGAMFEAIDQAKPGFLALPESGQSSTWLVSTVLLSTLGFYMWPHMFTATFAAKREDALRKNAYVLPIYQLMLLFIFFVGFATVLQVPGLQGGDIDLALFKISLQTFDPWFVGVIGAAGVLTALVPGSMILVTAATLVANNIYRPLRPQVSEAHVGFVAKLMAPCVMLVAVYFTLGGGDTIVALLLMAYAFVTQLFPVLLASLMRNNPVTRTAAFASVIVGEATVAWVTLTKSTVAALFPFLPTPLADLNVGIVALVLNVVTLVVVTLLTRNLQGSQTPRVKQA; encoded by the coding sequence GTGAACAGCGCCCTTTTCTTCATTTTCGGCATCCTCATCGTCGCCCTGGTGCTCGGCCTTCGTGCCCGCCGCGGCAAGGACATGAACCTCGAGCAGTGGACGGTCGGTGGCCGCGGATTCGGCGCCATGATCATCTTCCTGCTGATGGCAGGCGAGATCTACACCACCTTCGTCTTCCTGGGCGGCAGTGGCTATGCCTATGGCAAGGGCGCGCCGGCCTATTACATGCTGGGCTATGGCAGCCTGTGCTTCGTGCTTTCCTATTGGCTGCTGCCGCCGATCTGGCGCTATGCCAAGGAGCGCAAGCTCATCTCGCAGCCGGATTTCTTCGCGGCCAAGTATGAGAGCCGGTCCTTCGGTGTTCTCGTCGCCGTCGTCGGCGTCGTGGCGCTGATCCCCTATCTCATCCTGCAGCTCAAGGGTCTCGGCATCATCATCAACGTCGCCTCCTATTCGGCGATCTCGTCGACGCAGGGCATCTGGATCGGTGCCGTGATCGTTGCCGCCTATGTCTTCGTCTCCGGCATCCATGGCTCGGCCTGGACCTCCGTCGTCAAGGACATCCTGGTGATGTCAGTCGCCGTGTTCCTCGGCCTTTACCTGCCGTACCACTATTATGGCGGTATCGGCGCGATGTTCGAGGCGATCGATCAGGCAAAGCCCGGCTTCCTGGCGCTGCCGGAAAGTGGCCAGAGCTCGACCTGGCTGGTCTCCACCGTGCTGCTTTCGACCCTTGGCTTCTACATGTGGCCGCATATGTTCACCGCAACCTTCGCTGCGAAGCGGGAAGATGCGCTGCGCAAGAACGCCTATGTCTTGCCGATCTACCAGCTGATGCTGCTGTTCATCTTCTTCGTCGGCTTTGCCACCGTGCTCCAGGTTCCCGGCCTGCAGGGCGGCGATATCGACCTGGCGCTGTTCAAGATCTCGCTGCAGACCTTCGACCCCTGGTTCGTCGGCGTCATCGGCGCTGCCGGCGTGCTGACGGCCCTGGTGCCGGGATCGATGATCCTGGTGACGGCGGCGACGCTGGTGGCCAACAACATCTATCGCCCGCTGCGTCCGCAGGTCAGTGAAGCCCATGTCGGCTTCGTTGCCAAGCTGATGGCGCCCTGCGTCATGCTGGTTGCGGTCTATTTCACGCTTGGCGGTGGCGATACGATCGTCGCGCTGCTGCTGATGGCCTATGCCTTCGTCACGCAGCTCTTCCCGGTCCTGCTGGCGAGCCTGATGCGCAACAACCCGGTGACGCGCACGGCTGCCTTCGCCAGCGTCATCGTCGGTGAGGCGACCGTTGCCTGGGTCACGCTGACGAAGAGCACGGTTGCGGCGCTCTTCCCCTTCCTGCCGACGCCGCTGGCCGATCTCAATGTCGGCATCGTCGCGCTCGTCCTGAACGTCGTCACGCTCGTCGTCGTCACGCTCCTGACCCGCAATCTGCAAGGCAGCCAGACGCCGCGCGTCAAACAGGCCTGA
- a CDS encoding aldehyde dehydrogenase family protein yields MTISFDPDRIELPLGHWIGDRLVSGAPEIELLRPSDAVSYAICPIASADIVDQAVSTAKSALRSSGWATWRPRLRAEALHRWADLIIAEGEKLGRLESLSSARPIAQSVSIDVAVTAEQIRFFAEMADKEGGDVVPTDGNHLGMILSEPYGVVGAITPWNVPLSMAGWKMGPALAAGNAIVLKPSELTPFSTLYLAELAVRAGIPAGIVNVVLGDGPTTGASIVAHPDIAKVSFTGSTVAGGAIMKTIASSQIKPVTLELGGKSPQVVFASADLKKAAGCIARSILLNAGQTCVAGTRVIADRRIAEPLLAALTEAMSTHRAGPTWDAESDYSPVISERQLQRIETIVDASITGGAECVIGGKRMERQGYFYEPTILANLAANSPALAEEIFGPVLTLQTFDDEEEAFALSDHPSYGLAAGVYTTDLSQGLRAAKRIEAGTIWVNRYGRSRDHILPTGGYKSSGIGKDLGKQAYKSNRRQKSVLIEL; encoded by the coding sequence ATGACGATTTCCTTCGATCCCGATCGCATCGAACTTCCCCTCGGCCACTGGATCGGCGACAGGCTTGTCTCTGGCGCACCGGAGATCGAACTGCTGCGCCCGTCCGACGCCGTCAGCTATGCGATCTGCCCGATCGCCAGTGCCGATATCGTCGATCAGGCCGTCTCGACGGCAAAGAGCGCACTGAGATCGAGCGGCTGGGCTACATGGCGTCCGCGCCTGCGCGCCGAGGCGCTGCATCGCTGGGCCGATCTGATTATCGCCGAGGGCGAAAAGCTCGGGCGGCTGGAATCCCTTTCCTCGGCGCGTCCGATCGCGCAGTCCGTATCGATCGATGTCGCGGTGACCGCCGAGCAGATCCGCTTCTTCGCCGAAATGGCCGACAAGGAGGGCGGAGACGTCGTGCCGACGGACGGCAACCATCTCGGCATGATCCTCAGCGAGCCCTATGGCGTGGTCGGGGCTATCACCCCCTGGAACGTGCCGCTCTCGATGGCCGGCTGGAAGATGGGACCGGCGCTCGCAGCAGGCAACGCAATCGTGCTGAAACCGTCCGAACTGACGCCATTCTCGACACTCTATCTCGCGGAACTGGCCGTTCGCGCCGGTATACCGGCCGGCATCGTCAATGTCGTGCTCGGGGACGGTCCGACGACCGGCGCCAGCATCGTCGCGCATCCCGATATCGCCAAGGTGAGCTTCACCGGGTCGACCGTTGCGGGTGGCGCGATCATGAAGACGATCGCCTCGTCGCAGATCAAGCCAGTGACGCTGGAGCTTGGCGGCAAGAGCCCGCAAGTGGTCTTCGCGTCTGCCGATCTCAAGAAAGCCGCCGGCTGCATCGCGCGCAGCATTCTCCTGAACGCCGGGCAGACCTGCGTCGCCGGTACGCGGGTGATCGCCGACCGGCGCATCGCGGAGCCACTGCTGGCAGCGCTCACGGAGGCGATGTCCACGCACCGCGCCGGGCCGACCTGGGACGCTGAAAGCGACTATTCGCCGGTCATTTCCGAACGTCAGCTGCAGCGCATCGAAACCATCGTCGATGCCTCGATTACAGGTGGCGCCGAATGCGTCATCGGTGGCAAGCGAATGGAACGGCAGGGCTATTTCTACGAGCCGACGATCCTTGCGAACCTCGCCGCGAATTCGCCGGCGCTCGCCGAGGAGATCTTCGGCCCGGTACTGACGCTGCAGACTTTCGACGACGAAGAGGAAGCCTTCGCGCTCAGCGATCACCCCTCCTACGGCCTTGCCGCCGGTGTCTACACGACGGACCTGTCGCAGGGGTTGAGAGCGGCGAAGCGGATCGAGGCGGGCACTATCTGGGTCAACCGCTACGGCCGCTCGCGCGACCACATCCTGCCGACCGGCGGCTACAAGAGCTCCGGCATCGGCAAGGACCTCGGCAAGCAGGCTTACAAATCGAACCGCCGCCAGAAGAGCGTGCTGATCGAGCTTTAG